GGCTGTCTGACGGTACTCTTCGCCCAGTTCGCCCCATCCGGTACTGCACCTGCGATTGCCGAGGAGCCCGGCATACTCGCGCATATCCTGTTGTCGATCCTGGCCTACGGCATGCTGACCATTGCGGTCTTCCAGGCCTTGCTGCTGCTGCTGCAGGATCATCACCTCAAGCACAAGCACCCGTCGGGACTGATCCGCAACTTCCCGCCCCTGCAAACGATGGAAAGCCTGCTGTTCGGCTTCCTCTGGGCAGGCTGGCTGCTGCTGTCCTCTTCCCTGCTTTCCGGCTGGCTGTTTCTTGATGACCTTTTTGCGCAGCATCTGGTCCACAAGACACTCCTTTCGGTGGTTGCCTGGATCGTCTTCGGCCTGCTGCTGTGGGGGCGCCACCAGCTTGGCTGGCGCGGCTACAAGGCCATCCGCTGGACACTGGCCGGATTCTGCCTGCTGATGCTGGCGTATTTCGGCAGCAAGCTGGTCCGCGAATTCATCCTGCACATCTGACGCAAACAGGCTAACCCGTGGAAAATCTACACCCCGGCTTTCTGGTCGGACTGCTGGTCTTTCTGCTGTTGTGCTCGGCGTTCTTCTCCAGCTCCGAAACCGGCATGCTGAGCCTCAACCGCTATCGCCTCAAGCATCAGGCCAAAGAAGGTCATCGAGGCGCGCAGCGCGCCAGCGAACTGCTGGCCCATCCTGATCGCCTGCTGGGCACCATCCTGGTTGGCAACAACTTCGTCAACATCCTGGCCTCGTCCATCGCCACCGTGCTCGCCATGCAGCTATGGGGCGAAGCAGGGATCGCGATTGCCACCATCGGCCTGACCATCATCTTGCTGATCTTCGGCGAAATCACGCCGAAGACCCTGGCCGCGCTACGCCCGGAGATTGTCGCCTACCCGGTCAGCCTGCCACTGAAGCTGCTACAGAAGGTGCTTTATCCGCTGGTTGCCATGCTTGGCTGGGTAAGCAACGGGCTGCTCAAACTGCTTGGCGTCGACCTGTCCAACAAGGGCAACGACAGCCTTTCCACCGAGGAGCTACGCAGCGTCGTACGCGAATCCGGCACCGACCTGCCGCTGAATCGGCAGAGCATGCTGCTCGGCATTCTCGATCTGGAGCGGGTCACCGTCGACGACATCATGATCCCGCGTAACGAGGTCACCGGGATCGATCTCGATGACGATCTGGAATCGATCATCGGCCAGCTGCGCACCACGCCACACACGCGTCTGCCGGTGTTCCGCAACGACATCAACCAGATCGAGGGCATCGTCCACATGCGACAGATTGCTCGCCTGCTCAGCCATGACCAGCTGACCAAGGAAAGCCTGCTCGAAGCCTGTAACGAACCCTATTTCGTGCCGGAAAATACTCCGCTTTCCACCCAGTTGCTGAACTTCCAGAAGCAGAAGCGGCGGATCGGCATCGTGGTCGACGAATACGGCGACGTACGCGGCATCGTCACGCTCGAAGACATCCTCGAAGAGATCGTCGGAGAGTTCAGCAATCAGGACGTGCTGCGCAGCCCAGATATTCACCCGCAGGACGACGGCACACTGGTGATCGATGGCGCCGCCTATATTCGCGAGGTAAACCGCGCCTTGGGGTGGAAGTTGCCTTGCGACGGCCCCAAGACGCTCAATGGGCTCATCACCGAAGCCCTTGAGCACATGCCCGATAGCGGTATCTGCTTGCAGATCGGCAACTACCGCCTGGAAATCCTGCAAGCGGCCGATAACCGCGTGAAAAGCGTACGCGCCTGGACCATCGACGATACCCCCTCGGACGAGCAACAACCCGAGTAACCGAGCCGGCAGCAAGCCGGCTCGACAGGCCTCACAGCTCCACTTTCACCGCAGCAGCTGCCCGCAACGCCTTCTCTCTCGCCGCTTCGATGGATACATCCCGCGCCAGCGCGACCCCCATGCGCCGCTGGCCGCTGACACCGGGCTTGCCGAACAGACGCAGCGCGGTATCCGGTTCTGCAAGCGCAGCAGCGAGATTGCCGAAGCTCACTTCGGTAGATTCGCCTTCTACCAGGATCACCGCTGAAGCCGCCGGGCCCATCTGGCGGATACTCGGAATCGGCAGGCCGAGAATGGCTCGTGCATGCAGCGCGAACTCGGACAGATCCTGCGAAACCAGTGTCACAAGGCCGGTATCGTGAGGACGCGGAGAAATCTCGCAGAACCAGACCTGATCGCCCTTGACGAACAACTCGACACCAAAGATGCCCCACCCACCCAACGCCTCAGTGACCGCCAATGCGATGCGCTTAGCCTCGGCCATCGCCGCCGGCGCCATCGGCTGCGGCTGCCACGACTCCTGATAGTCGCCCTTCTCCTGGCGGTGGCCGACCGGCTCGCAGAAACTCGTGCCACCGGCGTGGCGCACCGTCAGCAAAGTGATTTCGTAATCGAAGTCGATGAAGCCCTCGACGATGACCCGGCCGCGACCTGCACGACCGCCGGCCTGCGCATAATCCCAGGCGGCATCGATATCGGCTTCGCTGCGCAACACCGACTGCCCCTTGCCGGACGAGCTCATCACCGGCTTGACCAGACAGGGAAAGCCCAGAGCCATCGCCGCCGAGCGACACTCCTCCGGCGAATCCGCAAAGCGATAGGGTGAGGTCGGCAGGCCCAGCTCCTCTGCAGCCAGGCGACGAATGCCTTCGCGATTCATCGTCAGCTGCGCGGCACGGGCCGTGGGTATCACGGTGTAGCCTTCACCCTCCAGCTCGACCAGGGTAGCGGTGGCGATGGCCTCGATCTCCGGCACGATGTAATGCGGGCGCTCCTGCTCGATCACCGCGCGCAGCGCAGCACCGTCGAGCATGTCGACCACGTGACTGCGGTGCGCAACCTGCATGGCCGGGGCGTTGGCATAGCGATCCACGGCGATCACCTCCACGCCGAGCCGCTGCAGCTCGATGACCAACTCCTTGCCCAGCTCACCGCAACCACAGAGCAGCACACGGGTAGCGCCGGAAGACAATGGGGTGCCTATTCGCGGCATGGGATTCCTCTCAGATAGAACCGGGCGCGGCTGCGCCCTAAATCAGCTGGCCGCCAAGACGGGCTCTCTCATGGCAGCGCAGGAGCACCTGGCGCCGCTCCTCGTTGTCCATCAACCCCCAGCGGCGGATCTCATCCGCGCTGCGCTGGCAACCGACGCACAGGTCGTCCTCATCCAGAGCGCAGAGACTGACGCAGGGCGATGCGACCGGCTTTTCCTGGGTGATCACTCATCGCGCTCCAGCTCACGCGCGTAGCGCTGAGCGTTATGCACATAGTGAGCGGCACTGGCTTCGAGCATCTTCTTCTGCTCATCGCTCAGCTCGCGCACCACTTTGCCCGGCGAGCCGACCACCAGTGAGCCATCGGGAATTTCCTTGCCCTCGGCAATCAGGGTGTTGGCGCCGATGATGCAGTGCTTGCCGATCTTCGCGCCGTTGAGCACCACCGCGTTGATGCCGATCAGGCTGTAATCACCGACCGTACAGCCGTGCAACATGGCGTTGTGGCCAACCGTGACGCCAGTACCCAGGGTCAACGGATGCCCCATGTCGGTGTGCATCACGCTGCCGTCTTGCACGTTGCTGTTCTCACCGATGTGGATCAGCTCGTTGTCACCACGCAGAACGGCGCCAAACCAGACACTGGCGCCAGCATCCAGCCGAATCTTGCCGACCAGCGTGGCATTGGGGGCTACCCAGCTTTGCGGATGCGCTTCGACCCGCGATTCTCCCAGACGGTATTTCACGACACACCTCTTCTTGTCAGTTGTACTCAGGCCACAGGTATGCCGCTCGACCCTGCGGCGGCGCTCAGGGCTCGCGCCGTCCGGACAGATCGATGAATGCGGCAGGCGCGCGGCGCATTTCAATGCCGGCGTCGTATATGACATTGACCAGCTCGACGATCATGATCGCGGTCAGACCCCATATCTGGTATTCGCCATAGCGGTAGGACGGGATGTACCAGCTATGCCCCTGGTAATCGATGCGGTGCGTGACCTCGCGTGGATCCTCGCAGAAGAATTCCAGCGGCACGGAGAACACCGAGGCGATTTCGGCATCGTTGGCGCGGTACTCGACATAGTCCGGAACCAGGCCGACATAAGGCGTGACGTGGATGCCATGCACCGACACCAGGCTGCTGAGCGGGCCGACGACCTCGACCATGCCTGGCGCCAGGCCTACCTCTTCCTCGGCCTCACGCAGTGCGGTGTGCAGCAGATCGCGGTCTTCCGGATCGCGTCGACCGCCGGGGAACGCCACTTCTCCACCATGGGTGGAAAGCCCGGCGGCACGGAGCGTCAGCACCAGCTCCGGCGACTCGCTGCGGGTAATCGGCATCAACACGGCTGCCTCGGGCAGGCGGCCTTCCGGCTCCAGAAGATGCGGGGAATGAGCGCGCACCCGGTGGAGTATTGTGTCCAGCATGAACTTTCTCGTTTCGTCTTTGATCGGCATCATGGCATGAAAGGCGGAACGGCCCAAGGCCCGGAGAGCGCCAAACGAGACGCCCCAACGCCTCGATACGATATCGATGTTACAACTGCGAACCAGACAGGTTTGCTCCAGTCTCAACGGCGTGCTGCCGCCTTGCCCAATCCGTGTGAACGGCCCAATATTTCCCGGAACGAACAGGAATGCGCCCATGAAATACTGCAACCAGTGCGGCGATCCGGTGCTGGTCCGCGTACCGGACGGCGACAACCGACCGCGCTTCGTCTGCGACAGCTGCCAAACGGTGCACTATCAGAACCCGAGAATCGTCGCCGGCTGCGTACCTGTCTGGGATGATCGCGTGCTGCTCTGTCGGCGCGCGATCGAGCCGCGCCGGGGCTACTGGACCCTGCCGGCCGGCTTCATGGAGAACGGCGAAACCATGCAGCAGGCCGCAGAGCGCGAAACGCTCGAAGAAGCCTGCGCCAGGGTGCGTGACCTGCAGCTATATACCCTGTTCGACCTGCCGCATATCAATCAGGTCTACATGTTCTTCCGCGCTCAGCTCGTCGACCTGGACTTCTGCGCAGGGGACGAAAGCCTGGAAGTGAAGCTCTTTCATCAGCAGGACATCCCTTGGTCCGAGCTGGCTTTTCCGACCATCGGCCGTACCCTAGAATGCTTCTTCGCCGACCGGGTGCAGCAGACCTTCCCGGTGCGCAACGAGGCCGTGACAAGCTATCGCAACCGCCAGCAGGACCACGCCCGCGCAGACTGAAGCGTGTGCCGGCCCGGCTGGCACATACAGGTCTGATGAAGTTCGAAGGAAAGCCTCGATGCGTTGGCTGCTCGCCCTGCTCTGC
This DNA window, taken from Pseudomonas sp. FeN3W, encodes the following:
- a CDS encoding HlyC/CorC family transporter; protein product: MENLHPGFLVGLLVFLLLCSAFFSSSETGMLSLNRYRLKHQAKEGHRGAQRASELLAHPDRLLGTILVGNNFVNILASSIATVLAMQLWGEAGIAIATIGLTIILLIFGEITPKTLAALRPEIVAYPVSLPLKLLQKVLYPLVAMLGWVSNGLLKLLGVDLSNKGNDSLSTEELRSVVRESGTDLPLNRQSMLLGILDLERVTVDDIMIPRNEVTGIDLDDDLESIIGQLRTTPHTRLPVFRNDINQIEGIVHMRQIARLLSHDQLTKESLLEACNEPYFVPENTPLSTQLLNFQKQKRRIGIVVDEYGDVRGIVTLEDILEEIVGEFSNQDVLRSPDIHPQDDGTLVIDGAAYIREVNRALGWKLPCDGPKTLNGLITEALEHMPDSGICLQIGNYRLEILQAADNRVKSVRAWTIDDTPSDEQQPE
- the purT gene encoding formate-dependent phosphoribosylglycinamide formyltransferase, which produces MPRIGTPLSSGATRVLLCGCGELGKELVIELQRLGVEVIAVDRYANAPAMQVAHRSHVVDMLDGAALRAVIEQERPHYIVPEIEAIATATLVELEGEGYTVIPTARAAQLTMNREGIRRLAAEELGLPTSPYRFADSPEECRSAAMALGFPCLVKPVMSSSGKGQSVLRSEADIDAAWDYAQAGGRAGRGRVIVEGFIDFDYEITLLTVRHAGGTSFCEPVGHRQEKGDYQESWQPQPMAPAAMAEAKRIALAVTEALGGWGIFGVELFVKGDQVWFCEISPRPHDTGLVTLVSQDLSEFALHARAILGLPIPSIRQMGPAASAVILVEGESTEVSFGNLAAALAEPDTALRLFGKPGVSGQRRMGVALARDVSIEAAREKALRAAAAVKVEL
- a CDS encoding DUF1289 domain-containing protein encodes the protein MITQEKPVASPCVSLCALDEDDLCVGCQRSADEIRRWGLMDNEERRQVLLRCHERARLGGQLI
- a CDS encoding NUDIX hydrolase; this encodes MKYCNQCGDPVLVRVPDGDNRPRFVCDSCQTVHYQNPRIVAGCVPVWDDRVLLCRRAIEPRRGYWTLPAGFMENGETMQQAAERETLEEACARVRDLQLYTLFDLPHINQVYMFFRAQLVDLDFCAGDESLEVKLFHQQDIPWSELAFPTIGRTLECFFADRVQQTFPVRNEAVTSYRNRQQDHARAD
- the ccsA gene encoding cytochrome c biogenesis protein CcsA, which codes for MHPLLPSLAAAALYAGATGYQSLRLAQRAVPDRRLLLAVGLLALLAHGISLFIQLLSPSGLHLDFFTASSLIAAAVILLILLALHRMPVENLLLLLFPLGCLTVLFAQFAPSGTAPAIAEEPGILAHILLSILAYGMLTIAVFQALLLLLQDHHLKHKHPSGLIRNFPPLQTMESLLFGFLWAGWLLLSSSLLSGWLFLDDLFAQHLVHKTLLSVVAWIVFGLLLWGRHQLGWRGYKAIRWTLAGFCLLMLAYFGSKLVREFILHI
- a CDS encoding CoA pyrophosphatase; translation: MLDTILHRVRAHSPHLLEPEGRLPEAAVLMPITRSESPELVLTLRAAGLSTHGGEVAFPGGRRDPEDRDLLHTALREAEEEVGLAPGMVEVVGPLSSLVSVHGIHVTPYVGLVPDYVEYRANDAEIASVFSVPLEFFCEDPREVTHRIDYQGHSWYIPSYRYGEYQIWGLTAIMIVELVNVIYDAGIEMRRAPAAFIDLSGRREP
- a CDS encoding gamma carbonic anhydrase family protein: MKYRLGESRVEAHPQSWVAPNATLVGKIRLDAGASVWFGAVLRGDNELIHIGENSNVQDGSVMHTDMGHPLTLGTGVTVGHNAMLHGCTVGDYSLIGINAVVLNGAKIGKHCIIGANTLIAEGKEIPDGSLVVGSPGKVVRELSDEQKKMLEASAAHYVHNAQRYARELERDE